One stretch of Cedecea neteri DNA includes these proteins:
- the ccmA gene encoding cytochrome c biogenesis heme-transporting ATPase CcmA, translating into MLEARQLTCQRDERTLFDALSFSVEPGEMVQVAGKNGAGKTTLLRILAGLAQADEGEVFWQNQPLRRQRDNFHGDLLWIGHQPGIKAVLTPFENLTFFHADVAEEQLWAALEQTGLPGFEDLPVNQLSAGQQRRAALARLWLSTAKLWLLDEPFTALDTAGIARLTQRLLHHAEAGGMVILTSHQPLSCAVRQIHLQEAHS; encoded by the coding sequence ATGCTAGAAGCCCGACAACTGACCTGCCAGCGTGATGAACGCACGCTGTTCGACGCGCTGTCGTTTAGCGTTGAGCCGGGGGAAATGGTGCAGGTGGCGGGCAAAAACGGCGCGGGAAAAACCACGCTGCTGCGCATTCTGGCGGGGCTGGCGCAGGCCGATGAGGGCGAGGTATTCTGGCAAAACCAGCCTTTGCGCCGCCAGCGCGACAACTTCCACGGTGACCTGTTGTGGATTGGTCATCAGCCGGGCATCAAAGCCGTTCTCACGCCTTTTGAAAATCTCACCTTTTTTCATGCCGATGTTGCTGAAGAGCAGCTGTGGGCCGCGCTCGAGCAAACCGGGCTGCCCGGCTTCGAAGATTTACCCGTCAACCAGCTTTCCGCCGGGCAGCAGCGCCGTGCCGCGCTCGCGCGCCTGTGGCTCTCCACGGCAAAGCTGTGGCTGCTCGATGAGCCGTTTACCGCGCTGGATACCGCCGGTATTGCACGCTTAACTCAGCGCTTGCTGCACCACGCGGAAGCGGGCGGAATGGTTATCCTCACCAGCCACCAGCCGCTGAGCTGTGCAGTTCGCCAGATTCATCTGCAGGAAGCCCATTCATGA
- the ccmB gene encoding heme exporter protein CcmB — MIRRIFWRELQVVFRRGAEIANPLWFFLIVITLFPLGIGPEPQLLARIAPGIIWVAALLASLMAMDRLFRDDFQDGSLEQLMLLPVPLPLVVLAKVTAHWVVTGLPLLLLSPLAALLLGLDFYGWQVMAATLLLGTPTLSFLGAPGVGLTVGLKRGGVLLSLLVLPLTIPLLIFATAAMDAASMHLPVEGYMAILGALLAGSATLSPFATAAALRVSVA, encoded by the coding sequence ATGATAAGGCGCATTTTCTGGCGTGAGCTGCAGGTGGTATTTCGTCGCGGGGCAGAAATCGCTAACCCGCTGTGGTTCTTCCTGATTGTGATTACGCTTTTCCCGCTCGGCATTGGCCCGGAGCCGCAGCTGCTGGCGCGTATTGCGCCGGGGATTATTTGGGTCGCGGCTTTACTGGCCTCTTTAATGGCGATGGACAGGCTGTTCCGGGATGACTTTCAGGACGGTTCGCTGGAACAGCTGATGCTGTTGCCGGTGCCTTTGCCGCTGGTGGTGCTGGCGAAAGTGACCGCTCACTGGGTGGTCACCGGGCTGCCGCTGCTGCTGCTTTCGCCGCTGGCTGCGTTGCTGCTGGGGCTGGATTTTTATGGCTGGCAGGTGATGGCCGCCACGTTACTGCTGGGGACGCCGACGCTGAGCTTCCTCGGCGCGCCCGGCGTGGGGCTGACGGTCGGTCTGAAGCGGGGCGGGGTGCTGCTCAGCCTGCTGGTGCTGCCGTTAACCATCCCGTTATTAATTTTTGCCACCGCCGCGATGGATGCCGCCTCGATGCATCTGCCGGTGGAGGGCTATATGGCAATCCTTGGCGCGCTGCTGGCCGGCAGCGCCACGCTAAGCCCGTTCGCTACGGCGGCGGCGCTGCGGGTCAGCGTTGCGTAA
- a CDS encoding heme ABC transporter permease — MWKTLHQLAKPERLYHFCGRLLPWLAILSAVLLVVGCVWGFGIAPADYQQGQSYRIMYLHVPAAMWSMGIYASMAIAAFIGLVWQIKTADLAVMAMAPVGAAFTFIALVTGSAWGKPMWGTWWIWDARLTSELVLLFLYVGAIALYSAFDDRRLAGRAAGILVLVGVVNLPIIHFSVEWWNTLHQGSTNMQQSIDPSMRTPLRWTIFGFLALFITLTLMRLRNLLLLQESRRPWVLALANGRGAKS, encoded by the coding sequence ATGTGGAAAACGTTACATCAGCTTGCTAAACCGGAGCGGCTTTACCACTTCTGTGGCCGTTTACTGCCCTGGCTGGCTATTCTCAGCGCGGTGCTGCTGGTGGTTGGCTGCGTCTGGGGCTTTGGTATTGCCCCGGCAGACTACCAGCAGGGGCAAAGTTACCGGATCATGTACCTGCACGTCCCGGCGGCCATGTGGTCGATGGGCATTTACGCCAGCATGGCGATTGCCGCCTTTATTGGCCTGGTATGGCAGATAAAAACTGCCGATCTGGCGGTGATGGCGATGGCGCCCGTCGGCGCGGCGTTTACCTTTATTGCGCTGGTTACCGGCTCCGCCTGGGGCAAGCCGATGTGGGGCACCTGGTGGATTTGGGACGCGAGGCTGACCTCCGAGCTGGTGCTGCTGTTCCTCTACGTGGGCGCGATTGCCTTGTATAGCGCGTTTGACGACCGCCGCCTTGCGGGCCGTGCCGCCGGCATTCTGGTGCTGGTCGGCGTGGTGAACCTGCCGATTATTCATTTCTCGGTGGAGTGGTGGAACACGCTGCACCAGGGCTCTACCAATATGCAGCAATCCATCGACCCTTCGATGCGCACGCCGCTGCGCTGGACCATTTTCGGCTTCCTGGCGCTGTTTATCACGCTCACCCTGATGCGCCTGCGTAACCTGCTGTTGCTGCAGGAAAGCCGCCGTCCGTGGGTGTTAGCGCTTGCTAACGGCAGAGGAGCAAAATCATGA
- the ccmD gene encoding heme exporter protein CcmD → MTWAFTHWSEFFAMGGYAFYVWLAVVFTLLPLLGLIFHTRYQHRAILRAVARQQAREQRIRVARQRQEEV, encoded by the coding sequence ATGACGTGGGCGTTCACTCACTGGAGCGAGTTCTTCGCCATGGGCGGCTACGCCTTTTACGTCTGGCTGGCGGTGGTCTTTACGCTGCTGCCGCTGCTCGGGCTGATTTTCCATACCCGCTACCAGCACCGCGCGATTCTGCGGGCGGTGGCTCGCCAGCAGGCCAGAGAGCAGCGTATCCGCGTCGCTCGCCAGCGCCAGGAGGAAGTCTAA
- the ccmE gene encoding cytochrome c maturation protein CcmE — protein sequence MNPRRKNRLYLAVAVLAGLGLTITLVLYALRSNIDLFYTPGEIIYGKGESHLMPETGQRLRIGGMVMPGSVKRDGQSLKVSFKLYDARGVVDVTYEGILPDLFREGQGVVAQGVMEGATLIHAKEVLAKHDENYTPPEVKAAMEQNHQQAPEVYKDNAP from the coding sequence GTGAATCCGCGTCGTAAAAATCGGCTTTATCTGGCCGTAGCGGTACTGGCGGGGCTTGGGCTGACCATCACGCTCGTGCTTTATGCCCTGCGCAGCAATATCGACCTGTTTTATACCCCCGGCGAAATTATCTACGGCAAAGGTGAAAGCCACCTGATGCCGGAAACCGGGCAGCGCCTGAGGATCGGCGGCATGGTGATGCCGGGCAGCGTGAAGCGAGACGGCCAAAGCCTGAAGGTCAGCTTCAAGCTGTATGACGCTCGCGGCGTGGTGGACGTGACCTACGAGGGCATTCTGCCGGATCTGTTCCGCGAGGGGCAGGGCGTTGTGGCGCAGGGCGTGATGGAAGGTGCGACGCTTATCCACGCTAAAGAGGTGCTGGCGAAACACGATGAAAATTACACGCCGCCGGAAGTGAAAGCGGCGATGGAGCAGAATCACCAGCAGGCCCCGGAAGTGTATAAGGATAACGCCCCATGA
- a CDS encoding heme lyase CcmF/NrfE family subunit produces MMPEIGGFLLSLALGWSLLLSIYPLWGVARGDKRLMASARPFSWALFITLCASFLILVNAFVVNDFSVLYVANNSNTELPVWYRVAATWGAHEGSLMLWVLMMSGWTFAVSLTGRSMPKEDHARVLAVMGMINFGFLLFIIFTSNPFIRTLPDYPLEGRDLNPLLQDIGLIVHPPLLYMGYVGFSVAFAFSIAALLGGRLDSAWARWTRPWTLAAWAFLTVGIVLGSAWAYYELGWGGWWFWDPVENASFMPWLAGTALIHSLSVTEKRGSFKAWTVLLAISAFSLCLLGTFLVRSGVLVSVHSFASDPARGMFILAFLVIVIGGSLLLYAVKGSKVRSRVSNDLWSRESFLLGNNVLLIAAMLVVLLGTLLPLVHKQLGLGSISIGEPFFNTMFTALMAPFALMLGIGPLVRWRRDEPGKLRRHLLAAVVVTLVLSLLLPWLMQDRVEAMTVVGLLMAIWVFVLALMEVYQRATHRHGFWDGLRKIPASHWGMVSAHLGLAVTVVGIAFSQSYSVERDVRMKSGDSIDIHQYHFVFREVRDITGPNYRGGVGVIDVTRNGRPEATLHAEKRFYNSNRAMMTEAAIDGGFTRDLYAALGEELADGSWAVRLYYKPFVRWIWAGGLLMALGGLFCLCDPRYRSRKVKPEAAV; encoded by the coding sequence ATGATGCCCGAAATCGGTGGTTTTCTGCTAAGCCTGGCGCTCGGCTGGTCCCTGCTGCTAAGCATTTACCCGCTCTGGGGCGTGGCGCGTGGCGACAAGCGGCTGATGGCCTCCGCGCGGCCGTTTAGCTGGGCGCTGTTTATTACCCTTTGCGCGTCATTCCTGATCCTGGTTAACGCCTTTGTGGTGAACGACTTCAGCGTGCTGTATGTCGCCAATAACTCCAATACCGAGCTGCCGGTCTGGTATCGCGTGGCGGCAACCTGGGGCGCGCACGAAGGGTCGTTGATGCTGTGGGTGCTGATGATGAGCGGCTGGACTTTTGCCGTTTCGCTCACCGGGCGCAGCATGCCAAAAGAAGACCATGCCCGCGTGCTGGCGGTAATGGGGATGATTAACTTCGGCTTCCTGCTGTTTATTATTTTCACCTCTAACCCGTTTATCCGCACGCTGCCGGACTATCCGCTGGAAGGTCGCGACTTAAACCCGCTGCTGCAGGACATCGGCCTGATTGTGCATCCGCCGCTGCTGTATATGGGCTACGTTGGCTTTTCCGTGGCGTTTGCTTTCTCGATTGCGGCCCTGCTTGGCGGCAGGCTGGACAGCGCCTGGGCGCGCTGGACTCGCCCGTGGACGCTGGCGGCATGGGCCTTTTTAACCGTCGGGATCGTGCTTGGCTCGGCGTGGGCCTATTACGAACTGGGCTGGGGCGGCTGGTGGTTCTGGGACCCGGTGGAAAACGCCTCGTTTATGCCCTGGCTGGCGGGCACGGCGCTGATCCATTCGCTCTCGGTCACCGAAAAGCGCGGCAGCTTTAAGGCCTGGACCGTGCTGCTGGCGATTAGCGCCTTCTCACTTTGCCTGCTGGGCACGTTCCTGGTGCGCTCCGGCGTGCTGGTGTCGGTGCACTCTTTTGCCTCCGACCCGGCGCGCGGCATGTTTATTCTGGCCTTCCTGGTTATCGTTATCGGCGGCTCGCTGCTGCTGTATGCGGTCAAAGGCAGCAAGGTGCGCTCCCGCGTGAGCAACGATCTCTGGTCGCGCGAGTCTTTCCTGCTCGGCAACAACGTCTTGCTGATTGCCGCCATGCTGGTGGTTTTGCTGGGCACGCTGCTGCCGCTGGTGCATAAGCAGCTTGGGCTGGGCAGCATTTCAATCGGCGAACCGTTCTTTAATACGATGTTTACCGCGCTGATGGCGCCGTTTGCGCTGATGCTCGGCATCGGGCCGCTGGTTCGCTGGCGGCGCGACGAGCCGGGCAAGCTGCGCAGGCATCTGCTGGCGGCTGTGGTCGTGACGCTGGTTCTGTCGCTGCTGCTGCCGTGGCTGATGCAGGATCGCGTTGAAGCGATGACGGTGGTTGGCCTGCTGATGGCTATCTGGGTCTTTGTGCTGGCGCTGATGGAGGTTTATCAGCGCGCCACGCACCGCCACGGTTTCTGGGATGGATTACGCAAAATTCCAGCCAGCCACTGGGGCATGGTTTCCGCGCATCTTGGCCTGGCGGTGACCGTGGTCGGTATCGCCTTTAGCCAGAGCTACAGCGTGGAAAGAGACGTGCGCATGAAGTCCGGCGACAGCATTGATATTCATCAGTATCACTTCGTGTTCCGCGAAGTGCGGGACATCACCGGCCCTAACTATCGCGGCGGCGTGGGCGTTATCGACGTCACCCGTAACGGCAGGCCGGAAGCCACGCTGCACGCTGAAAAACGTTTTTATAACAGTAACCGGGCGATGATGACCGAGGCGGCCATCGACGGCGGTTTCACCCGTGACCTCTATGCCGCGCTGGGCGAAGAGCTGGCCGACGGCAGCTGGGCGGTGCGTCTTTATTACAAACCTTTCGTGCGCTGGATTTGGGCGGGCGGGCTGCTGATGGCGCTCGGCGGGCTCTTCTGCCTGTGCGACCCGCGTTACCGTAGCCGTAAAGTTAAGCCGGAGGCCGCAGTATGA
- a CDS encoding DsbE family thiol:disulfide interchange protein — translation MKRRYLFIPLALFLLLASLLLWQLARNAQGEAPTDLESALIGKPVPVFRLESLDEPGKEWGREVLADGKPLLLNVWATWCPTCRAEHKFLNGLAAQGVRVVGMNYKDDRHKAINWLRDLGNPYMLSLFDGNGMLGLDLGVYGAPETFLIDGKGFIRYRHAGDLNDRVWQQELKPLWEKYSQEAGS, via the coding sequence ATGAAGCGCCGCTATCTGTTTATTCCGCTGGCGCTGTTTCTGCTGCTGGCCTCGTTGCTGCTCTGGCAGCTGGCGCGTAACGCGCAGGGCGAAGCGCCCACCGATCTGGAGTCGGCGCTGATTGGCAAACCGGTGCCGGTGTTTCGCCTGGAATCGCTCGATGAGCCCGGCAAAGAGTGGGGCCGCGAAGTCCTTGCGGACGGCAAGCCGCTGCTGCTGAACGTCTGGGCGACCTGGTGCCCAACCTGCCGAGCCGAGCATAAGTTTCTGAACGGGCTGGCCGCGCAGGGCGTGCGTGTGGTGGGTATGAACTATAAAGACGACCGCCACAAAGCGATTAACTGGCTGCGCGATCTCGGGAACCCGTACATGTTAAGCCTGTTTGACGGCAACGGCATGCTGGGGCTGGATCTCGGCGTGTACGGCGCGCCGGAAACATTCCTGATCGACGGGAAAGGGTTCATTCGCTATCGCCATGCGGGCGATCTGAACGATCGCGTCTGGCAGCAGGAGTTAAAACCGCTGTGGGAGAAATACAGCCAGGAGGCGGGATCATGA
- a CDS encoding cytochrome c-type biogenesis protein CcmH produces the protein MRAVSLLIGMLFSLHAAAAIDTFTFKDEAQEQQFRQLTEELRCPKCQNNSIADSNAMIASDMKLKVYELMQQGKSKPQIVDYMVERYGHFVTYEPPLTPATVILWALPALFVVGGIGVIVLRSRRRQKISLAEDYSAQSGAVARGKISLWVFLPGALILVAVSAGSYLKTSGLGQLQAWRQATAETPALLKRVLDPQAAPLTMEEMARLGLGLRTRLQQQPDNLEGWMMLGRIGMVLNNATTATQAFAHAYKLAPANGEAKLGYAEVLTRSADAQDNQLGGLLLREMLKDDHTNIRVLSLLAFNAFERQNYREAIGAWEIMLKVLPANDQRRAVIERSIDQARAQTEPGTTESADKQ, from the coding sequence ATGCGTGCAGTTTCCTTGCTTATCGGCATGCTGTTCAGCCTTCACGCGGCGGCGGCCATCGATACCTTCACTTTTAAGGATGAAGCGCAGGAGCAACAGTTCCGCCAGCTGACCGAAGAGCTGCGCTGCCCTAAGTGCCAGAACAACAGCATTGCGGATTCAAACGCGATGATAGCCTCCGACATGAAGCTCAAGGTTTATGAGCTGATGCAGCAGGGCAAAAGCAAGCCGCAGATCGTCGATTACATGGTGGAGCGCTACGGGCATTTCGTCACCTACGAGCCGCCGTTGACGCCTGCGACGGTTATCCTCTGGGCGCTGCCCGCGCTGTTTGTGGTCGGCGGTATCGGCGTTATCGTGCTGCGCAGCCGCAGGCGGCAAAAGATTTCTCTGGCGGAGGATTATTCGGCGCAGTCTGGGGCGGTAGCCAGGGGAAAAATCTCGCTGTGGGTCTTTTTACCCGGGGCGCTGATCCTCGTGGCGGTCAGCGCTGGCAGTTATCTGAAAACCTCCGGGCTGGGCCAGCTACAGGCCTGGCGGCAGGCGACCGCCGAGACGCCAGCGTTGTTAAAACGTGTTCTCGACCCGCAGGCCGCGCCCCTGACTATGGAAGAGATGGCGCGTCTTGGGTTAGGATTACGCACGCGATTGCAGCAACAGCCTGATAATCTTGAAGGCTGGATGATGCTAGGGCGCATTGGCATGGTGCTAAATAACGCAACGACGGCTACACAAGCTTTTGCTCATGCGTATAAACTTGCGCCCGCAAACGGCGAGGCAAAGCTGGGCTATGCTGAAGTATTGACCCGCTCCGCCGACGCGCAGGACAACCAGCTGGGTGGCCTCCTGCTCCGCGAAATGCTAAAAGATGACCACACGAATATTCGCGTGCTCAGCCTGCTGGCGTTCAATGCCTTTGAGCGGCAGAACTACCGTGAGGCGATTGGCGCGTGGGAAATCATGCTGAAAGTTTTACCGGCTAACGACCAGCGCCGCGCCGTCATTGAGCGCAGCATCGATCAGGCGAGGGCCCAAACTGAACCGGGCACCACTGAAAGCGCAGATAAACAATAA
- the mlaA gene encoding phospholipid-binding lipoprotein MlaA, which translates to MNFRLTGLALATTVLVGCASSGSQEPQGRSDPLEGFNRSMFNFNYNVLDPYVLRPVAVAWRDYVPVPARNGLSNFTSNLEEPATMVNYFVQGDPYQGMVHFTRFFLNTLLGMGGFIDVAGMANPKLQRVEPHRFGSTLGHYGAGYGPYVMLPGYGSFTLREDGGDFADTLYPVLSWLTWPMSIGKWTVEGIETRAQLLDSDGLLRQSADPYVTVREAYFQRHDFLANGGQLKPEANPNAAAIQDDLKDIDSQ; encoded by the coding sequence ATGAATTTCCGCCTGACCGGACTTGCTCTGGCAACAACGGTATTAGTGGGATGTGCCAGTTCCGGCAGCCAGGAGCCTCAGGGACGTTCGGATCCGCTGGAAGGCTTCAACCGTTCAATGTTCAACTTCAACTACAACGTGCTGGACCCGTATGTGCTGCGTCCGGTGGCTGTAGCGTGGCGTGACTATGTGCCGGTGCCGGCGCGTAACGGCCTGAGCAACTTCACCAGCAACCTCGAAGAGCCGGCCACCATGGTGAACTACTTCGTGCAGGGCGACCCGTATCAGGGGATGGTGCACTTTACGCGCTTCTTCCTGAACACCCTGCTGGGGATGGGCGGCTTCATCGACGTTGCCGGAATGGCGAACCCTAAACTGCAGCGCGTCGAGCCTCACCGCTTCGGCAGCACGCTGGGTCATTACGGTGCGGGCTACGGTCCTTACGTCATGCTGCCTGGCTACGGCAGCTTCACGCTGCGTGAAGACGGTGGTGACTTTGCCGATACGCTGTATCCGGTGCTTTCCTGGCTGACCTGGCCGATGTCTATCGGGAAATGGACGGTGGAAGGGATAGAAACTCGTGCCCAGCTGCTGGACTCTGACGGCCTACTGCGCCAGTCTGCTGACCCGTATGTCACGGTGCGTGAGGCTTACTTCCAGCGGCATGACTTCCTGGCCAACGGCGGCCAGCTGAAGCCGGAAGCGAACCCGAACGCGGCGGCGATTCAGGATGACCTGAAAGATATCGACTCCCAGTAA